From Anopheles darlingi chromosome 2, idAnoDarlMG_H_01, whole genome shotgun sequence, the proteins below share one genomic window:
- the LOC125948329 gene encoding protein krasavietz, protein MSQKAERPVLSGQRIKTRKRDEREKNDPTGFRDAVIAGLEAAEDLEQISKYLDSAGNKLDYRRYGEVLFDILIAGGLLVPGGSIAQDGEKPRTDRCLFAASEDMESMRNHEQIFMRLMRRYKYLEKMFEEEMKKILIFIKGFTPLERIKLARMTALWMVNGSIPPQVLHVLNNEHLTKDGLALEFLLEVFTVFKQEKGNAPLVAALRKGGLDTRLMEFLPMNKRNEDYLKTVLVEKGLGDVFKLHMNQASQEAKRELTQLLIDDINDNKTIKDIIADVKEMSAKSNIPEHEVVGLIWSTVMSLAEWNKKEELVAEQAMKHLRTYTQLFEAFTTTDRSEMALLLKVQEFCYENMNFMKAFSKIVLLFYKTEVVTEDSILKWYKEGHSNKGKMHFIEQMKKFIEWLQNAEEESESEEED, encoded by the exons atgaaagagagaagaatgaCCCCACGGGCTTCCGTGATGCGGTCATTGCTGGTCTCGAAGCAGCTGAAGATCTAGAGCAAATTTCCAAGTATCTTGATAGCGCTGGTAATAAACTCGACTATCGTCGTTACGGTGAAGTATTATTCGACATCCTAATTGCTGGTGGATTACTTG TTCCCGGAGGGTCTATTGCACAAGATGGCGAGAAACCACGGACCGATCGCTGTCTATTCGCGGCATCGGAAGACATGGAATCGATGCGGAACCATGAGCAG ATCTTCATGCGGCTCATGCGTCGATACAAGTATCTCGAGAAAATGTTTGaggaggaaatgaagaaaattctGATCTTCATCAAGGGTTTTACTCCATTGGAAAGGATTAAACTCGCGCGCATGACGGCTCTGTGGATGG TCAACGGTTCCATTCCGCCTCAAGTGCTGCACGTGCTGAACAATGAACACCTTACCAAGGACGGGCTCGCGTTGGAATTTTTGCTGGAAGTGTTTACCGTCTTCAAGCAGGAGAAGGGTAATGCGCCCCTGGTGGCAGCCCTGCGCAAGGGTGGCCTTGACACTCGCCTGATGGAATTCCTGCCCATGAACAAACGCAACGAGGACTACCTCAAGACGGTGCTCGTCGAGAAGGGGCTGGGCGATGTTTTCAAGCTGCACATGAATCAGGCTAGCCAGGAAGCGAAACGCGAACTAACCCAG TTGCTGATCGATGATATTAACGATAACAAGACAATTAAGGATATTATCGCCGACGTGAAGGAAATGTCGGCGAAGTCTAACATTCCCGAACATGAGGTGGTTGGTCTC aTTTGGTCCACGGTGATGTCGCTTGCTGAGTGGAACAAAAAAGAGGAACTGGTCGCGGAACAAGCAATGAAGCATCTGCGCACGTACACTCAGCTGTTCGAAGCGTTCActaccaccgaccgatcggagatggcgttgctgttgaagGTGCAGGAGTTTTGCTACGAAAACATGAACTTCATGAAAGCGTTCTCTAAGATCGTGCTGCTCTTCTACAAAA CCGAAGTTGTCACGGAGGATTCCATTCTGAAGTGGTACAAGGAAGGCCATTCGAACAAGGGCAAGATGCACTTCATTGAGCAGATGAAGAAATTCATCGAGTGGCTGCAGAACGCAGAAGAGG AAAGCGAATCTGAGGAAGAGGACTAA
- the LOC125948319 gene encoding carboxypeptidase D, with the protein MLVGKMNRAMLVLLVVSGLAMSNGYTLPKATSIVQDESFLQQPHYRSNDELLDFLANLQKDYPQLAKVHTVGQSREGRPLSVIEIRPNVNQPRPLLMPMFKYVANMHGDETVGRELLLYLAQFLLANYERDPEIGTLVNETAIYLMPTMNPDGYQRSREGVCESPSSYVGRYNAANVDLNRDFPDRFDNKNTRRLRLQNQQPETTAVMNWIQNNPFVLSANLHGGAVVASYPYDNSIHHHECCEDSPTPDNRFFKYAALTYAENHPVMRQGHDCNETFQSGITNGAFWYELSGGMQDFNYVYSNCFEVTLELSCCKFPLAKELPKEWNKNKRSLIEYMKLVHVGVKGLVTDSAGYPIKDAEVIVNGINRNVLTSDRGEYWRLLVPGKYNIRVQAVGFHPSEEVAVQVTDDHPLVVNFSLKSYDNLEAPSKADQVRLVRETLDGNGFVRTPEFKHHNYTAMVSYIHDLASNYPSITRLYSIGKSVQDRDLWVMEITEGPGKHVAAKPEVKYIANMHGNEVVGRELLLLLATFLCENYNQTARVTKLVNRTRLHLLFSMNPDGYEMASIEDRVQLKGRQNANNVDLNRNFPDQFGRNQYNIHQEPETLAVMNWSLSIPFVLSANLHGGALVANYPYDDSPKDFAYTSGGNRRTAINPTEENELFQYLAHVYANSHTTMRLGKPCSENNIQEHFPDGITNGAQWYSVTGGMQDWSYVVGGAYELTLEVGCDKYPPAAQLHEYWKQNREALLQYVEQAQHGITGYVHSTIGHPLGRASVQVNQLEHRSYTTAEGDFYRMLLPGLYNVTAEADGYEPQTLEIRIEPEADRAVIVDFQLMRNDPQHWSSAYDYRTLDNVIKTRYHTDAELKATMAELENKYYKTVSLELAGNEVSMAYPSIKVTDSIGTPEETKLHILIISSLFQTVAVGREMVINLARHVLAGYAIKEPVLIKLLQNAVLHFVPVKNNFEEILQQYQSNSNGSLCNPTLHTDELADKLLSAETDHEKDMFLRMLKEDHYDLALTFSAGGHDVLYPQTEDQVAIYSRFAEKIKGHKFQDQSQQPCMADAGQLHQTEATRRVTNALHKLYEVPLFTVQLGCCKMPPEHDIATVWRNNLEHMVAFLRLIDTGIQGYVQDEQGKPLREAILRVRGNNLIYKVTPNMAHFRIVLPSGSMEIEISCYNYTSQIVPVTLHDSEIHDLGIIRMQEAARPRESIVAAPEQHKEFAVLQPSDTMKIFPQDGGVALSPLVSGIVLDDENHPLPNAKVYVTDAQHRDQVLATGTTGPLGKFHFDGIPAHKEIVIHAKPSGYMPGEKTIAEGPLGGMSGIVFRLTRDERILGMPRLLFVILAGCAAVGVIAGGILCFTYIQSRRRNSRYYYNFSLLPQKGELNRKLFDDDDETELFRASTKKLQPYFDDEREPISDTSEEDSEEEIVMLNPSFRSASQT; encoded by the exons ATGTTGGTCGGGAAGATGAATCGGGCCAtgctggtcctgctggtggtcagCGGATTGGCCATGTCGAACGGCTACACGCTGCCAAAGGCGACGTCAATCGTGCAGGACGAGAGCTTCCTCCAGCAACCGCATTACCGCAGCAACGACGAGCTGCTGGATTTTTTGGCCAACCTGCAGAAGGATTACCCGCAGCTGGCCAAGGTGCACACGGTCGGACAGTCACGGGAAGGACGGCCGCTGTCCGTGATCGAGATACGCCCGAACGTGAACCAGCCGAGGCCGCTGCTCATGCCCATGTTTAAGTACGTGGCCAATATGCACGGTGACGAAACGGTCGGCCGCGAACTGCTCCTGTACTTGGCCCAGTTTCTGCTGGCCAACTACGAGCGTGACCCGGAGATCGGAACTCTCGTCAACGAGACTGCCATCTACCTGATGCCTACAATGAATCCCGACGGATACCAGCGGTCCAGG GAAGGTGTTTGTGAGTCTCCTTCGAGCTACGTGGGACGGTACAATGCTGCTAACGTGGATTTGAACCGTGATTTTCCTGATCGGTTCGATAACAAAAATACCAGACGGTTGCGGCTACAAAACCAGCAGCCGGAGACGACCGCGGTGATGAACTGGATTCAGAACAATCCGTTTGTACTGTCCGCCAACCTGCATGGCGGTGCCGTCGTTGCCAGCTACCCGTACGACAATTCTAT CCATCACCACGAGTGCTGCGAGGACAGTCCGACACCGGACAATCGCTTCTTCAAGTATGCCGCCCTTACTTACGCCGAAAACCATCCAGTCATGCGCCAGGGACACGATTGTAATGAAACCTTCCAGAGCGGCATCACAAACGGCGCCTTCTGGTACGAACTGAGTGGTGGTATGCAGGACTTCAATTACGTCTATAGCAACTGCTTCGAGGTTACGCTGGAGCTGAGCTGCTGCAAGTTCCCGCTGGCCAAGGAGCTGCCGAAGGAATGGAACAAGAACAAGCGCAGCTTGATCGAGTACATGAAACTGGTGCATGTCGGTGTAAAAGGCTTGGTCACGGATAGTGCCGGGTATCCGATCAAGGATGCGGAAGTCATCGTTAACGGTATTAACCGTAACGTACTCACCAGCGATCGTGGAGAGTACTGGCGTCTTCTCGTACCCGGCAAGTACAACATTCGCGTTCAAGCCGTTGG GTTCCACCCGAGTGAGGAAGTTGCAGTACAGGTTACCGATGACCATCCACTGGTGGTGAACTTCAGTCTGAAGAGCTACGACAACCTTGAAG CTCCTTCCAAAGCGGACCAGGTACGGCTCGTGCGAGAAACGTTAGATGGCAATGGGTTTGTGAGAACTCCCGAATTCAAGCACCACAATTACACGGCCATGGTGAG CTACATTCACGATTTGGCGTCAAACTATCCGTCGATCACACGTCTCTATTCGATCGGTAAGTCGGTGCAGGACCGCGATCTGTGGGTGATGGAGATAACGGAAGGTCCCGGTAAGCACGTGGCCGCAAAACCGGAGGTCAAATACATTGCCAACATGCACGGCAACGAGGTCGTCGGGCGCgagctgctcctcctgctggccaCCTTTCTGTGCGAGAACTACAACCAAACGGCGCGTGTCACGAAACTGGTCAACCGGACGCGTCTCCACTTGCTGTTCAGCATGAACCCAGACGGTTACGAGATGGCTAGTATCGAGGATCGTGTTCAGCTGAAGGGCCGTCAGAACGCCAACAACGTCGACCTGAACCGTAACTTCCCCGATCAGTTCGGACGGAACCAGTACAATATCCACCAGGAACCGGAAACGCTGGCCGTCATGAACTGGTCGCTGTCGATACCGTTTGTGTTGTCGGCGAATCTGCACGGTGGCGCACTCGTGGCCAACTATCCGTACGATGACTCGCCGAAGGATTTCGCTTACACCAGCGGGGGAAACCGACGCACGGCCATTAATCCAACGGAGGAGAACGAGCTGTTCCAGTATCTGGCCCATGTGTATGCTAAT TCTCATACGACGATGCGGCTGGGCAAACCGTGTAGCGAGAACAACATTCAGGAGCACTTCCCCGATGGCATTACAAACGGCGCCCAATGGTATAGTGTGACCGGTGGCATGCAGGATTGGTCGTATGTCGTCGGAGGTGCGTACGAGCTCACACTCGAGGTCGGCTGTGACAAGTATCCGCCCGCTGCCCAGCTGCACGAGTATTGGAAGCAAAATCGGGAAGCGCTGCTGCAGTATGTTGAGCAGGCTCAGCACGGTATTACGGGGTACGTGCACAGCACCATCGGACATCCGTTGGGCCGAGCGAGCGTTCAGGTGAACCAGCTGGAGCACCGGTCCTATACCACCGCCGAAGGTGACTTCTACCGGATGCTACTGCCCGGGCTGTACAATGTAACGGCCGAAGCCGATGGCTATGAACCGCAGACGCTCGAGATACGCATCGAACCGGAAGCGGACCGGGCGGTGATTGTCGATTTTCAGCTTATGCGCAACGACCCTCAACACTGGTCGTCCGCGTATGATTACCGGACGCTGGATAACGTCATCAAGACACGGTACCATACTGATGCCGAGTTGAAAGCAACGATGGCCGAACTCGAGAACAAATATTACAAAACCGTTTCGCTAGAACTGGCCGGCAATGAGGTGTCTATGGCGTACCCCTCAATAAAGGTGACCGATTCC ATTGGAACACCGGAAGAGACGAAGCTACACATTCTGATTATCTCCTCCCTCTTCCAAACCGTGGCCGTCGGCCGCGAGATGGTGATCAATCTGGCACGACATGTGCTGGCCGGGTACGCGATCAAGGAACCGGTGCTCATCAAATTACTGCAAAATGCCGTGCTGCACTTTGTGCCGGTAAAGAACAACTTCGAGGAGATCCTGCAGCAGTACCAGTCGAACTCGAACGGTTCCTTATGCAATCCTACCTTGCATACGGACGAACTGGCCGATAAGCTGCTTAGCGCCGAAACGGACCACGAAAAGGATATGTTCCTGCGGATGCTGAAGGAGGACCACTACGATCTAGCGCTCACCTTCTCCGCCGGTGGCCACGATGTATT GTACCCACAGACGGAAGATCAGGTGGCGATCTACTCACGATTTGCGGAGAAAATCAAGGGCCACAAGTTCCAGGATCAGAGCCAACAACCGTGCATGGCCGATGCGGGTCAGCTGCACCAGACTGAGGCAACGCGCCGGGTCACCAACGCATTGCACAAGCTGTACGAGGTACCGCTATTCACGGTGCAGCTCGGTTGCTGCAAGATGCCGCCCGAGCACGACATTGCCACCGTGTGGCGCAACAATCTGGAGCATATGGTCGCGTTTCTACGGCTGATCGATACCGGCATCCAAGGCTACGTGCAGGATGAGCAGGGTAAACCGCTTCGCGAGGCGATACTGCGGGTTCGCGGTAACAATCTGATCTACAAGGTGACACCGAACATGGCGCACTTCCGCATCGTGCTACCGTCCGGATCGATGGAGATCGAAATCAGCTGCTACAACTACACGTCCCAAATCGTACCGGTGACGCTGCACGACAGTGAAATTCACGATCTGGGCATTATTCGTATGCAGGAGGCAGCACGACCACGCGAGAGTATCGTCGCGGCCCCGGAGCAGCACAAGGAGTTCGCGGTGCTGCAGCCGAGCGATACCATGAAAATTTTCCCTCAAGACGGTGGTGTAGCGCTTAGTCCACTCGTCAGTG GGATCGTGCTGGACGATGAGAACCATCCGTTGCCGAACGCGAAGGTCTACGTTACCGACGCGCAGCATCGCGATCAGGTTCTGGCAACTGGTACTACGGGTCCTCTTGGAAAGTTCCACTTCGATGGTATACCGGCACACAAGGAGATTGTCATTCACGCTAAACCCTCCGGTTATATGCCCGGTGAGAA AACGATCGCCGAAGGTCCGCTCGGTGGTATGAGCGGGATCGTATTCCGGTTGACACGCGATGAGCGCATCCTCGGCATGCCACGGTTACTTTTCGTCATCCTAGCcggttgtgctgctgtcggtgtcATCGCTGGTGGCATCCTCTGCTTCACCTATATTCAATCACGTCGCCGGAACTCGCGCTACTATTACAACTTTTCGCTGCTTCCGCAGAAGGGCGAACTGAACCGGAAGctgtttgatgatgacgacgagacgGAGCTATTCCGTGCTTCAACCAAAA AGCTGCAGCCATACTTTGACGACGAGCGGGAACCCATCTCCGATACCAGCGAGGAGGATAGCGAGGAGGAGATCGTGATGCTGAATCCATCTTTCCGCAGCGCGAGCCAAACATAA